Genomic window (Spirosoma sp. KCTC 42546):
GGGTTCGTTAGTGGCAGGCTGTGCATTAAGTGCTGGCGCTACCAAAAGCAGACTTAGCAGTAGCGCATTCATAATTAGTTGTGTTGTTGTTTTCATTTTTTTGATACCGTTTGTAGCGGCTTGATTGACAGGCTCAAAGGTGGGAGGTTTTGATATATTAGCAAAACGAATTATTTTTGTCGAAATCATGAATATTATTCATCATGGAAATCAGGCACCTTCAGATGGTAAAAGAAGTAGCCAGCAGCGGCAATTTGACCAAAGCTGCAGATCGGTTATTTCTGACCCAATCCGCACTGAGTCATCAGTTGAAGGAACTGGAAAGCTATTTCGACACGCAGCTGTTCATCCGCGACAAAAAGCAGATGCTACTAACGCCAGCGGGCGAAGTGGTTCTACAGGCGGCTGAGAAGATTTTGCAGGAAGTAATCGAAACGCGGGCGAAAGTCCGCTGCCTGACCGATAAGGAAGCCGGAGAGGTCCGCCTTTGTACACAATGCTATACCTCCTACCACTGGCTGGCGGGTTTTCTGCGGGAGTTTCAGGCTATATATCCAAAAGTGGATATCAAGGTAGAATTGGAAGCCGCTACCCAGGCCGCCGATCATCATCTGTTGGCCAACAAGATCGACGTCGCTATTACGGAAGGAGATGAAAATCCGAAGTTCAGTTATACTCCGCTGTTTCAGGATGAGTTTGTGGCTATCGTTGCCCCCGATCATGCCTGGGTGGGGCGTAGCTGGGTAGAAATTGATGAGTTTGCCAGCCAGAATTACATCATGTACAATGTTCCGGACGAGGAAAGCTCGAACTTCTTGATGCTTTTCAAGAACCGACGCCCCCTGAAAGTCTATAAAATTACGCTGACAGAAGCCATTCTGGAGATGGTAAAGGCGGGCTTGGGCGTTGCGGTACTGCCGAATTGGGTGGTACGCCCCTACCTGCAATCGGGCCAGCTTTCGGCCGTTCGGATAACGAAGCAACGGGTACTGCGGACGTGGTATGCAGCTACCTTAAAGACGAAACAACTCCCTCCGTATACAACTGCTTTCATCGAGCAACTGGCCTCGTATATGGCTGAATTAGACGGCTATGCCTGTACTGTTTAAGGATAAATAAATGCCAATACTCCGGTGTAATGGGTTAAAATTAGCCGAGTACATGGTTAGGATAGATTACAGTGGATTCTATTGGACCTACCTCTATTGATTATTAACAAAATAGTACCAAAAGAATCCACTAGAATCTATAGGATCAAGATTGAATACGTACGTTTTTCATCCAGTCGGACTAAAAGTGGTTGTATTCTTCGTCTGTGACGGGTTGTAACCAACTAACGGCACCTCCCTTGCTCACATTCGGATTGATCGCCAGGTGAGTAAACCGGCTATCTGGGGTGGCACCATGCCAATGCACCACATCAGGGGCAATGTTTACAGCCTCTCCTACCCGTAGGAGTTGAATGGGCTTGCCCTGTTCCTGATAATAGCCTGTCCCCTCGGTAACCACTAAAATTTGTCCGTTGGGATGCGTATGCCAGTTATTTCTGGCCCCCGGCTCAAAGGTTACATCGCTTACTGTACAATCCGTCAAATCATTAGATCCCACAAGCATTTTCACCCAGGCAATCCCAGTAAAGTAATCGGAAGGGGCTTGCACCGCTCCTTCGGGTACCGTCGGTTGTTTATTTTCGGGCTGATTCATAACTTTATTTAGGTTGCTATAGTGTTGCCATGTCAATGACAAACCGATACCTTACATCGCCTTTCAGCATACGCTCATAAGCTGGGTGGATGTTATTGATGGCAATCACCTCAATGTCGGAAACTATGTTATTTTCAGCACAGAAATCAAGCATTTCCTGCGTTTCTGCAATGCCCCCAATACTCGACCCGGCAATGCTTTTTCGGCCCGGAATCAGGCTAAAGGCCAAAAGTGAAGAAGGGGTTGGTGGAGCGCCTACGCATATGTGTACACCGTCTGTTTTTAAGAGATTTAGGTACAGATTGTAATCGTGCTCGGCGGAAACCGTATCCAGAATAAAATCAAAATATCCGGTCGCAGATTCAAGCTGAGCCGGATCGCTCGTAACAATAAAATTGTGTGCGCCCAGTTTCCTGGCATCGGCTTCTTTTTTGGGCGATGTACTCAGAACGGTCACCTCCGCGCCGAACGCCACCCCGAATTTTATACCCATGTGCCCAAGGCCACCCAGGCCCAGAACGGCCAGTTTATGTCCTTTGCCTACTTTCCAGTGCCGAAGGGGCGAGTAGGTCGTAATACCCGCACAAAGCAATGGGGCGGTGGCTGCCAGATCCAGCGTTTCAGCAATGTGCAACACAAAATCCTCATTCACCACAATGGTGTTGGAATAGCCGCCATAGGTAGGCGTTTTATGATCTTGTTCCAGACTGTTGTAGGTGAGCGTATTGCCGTTGGTACAATACTGCTCCAGGTCGTTCTGGCAATTGTCGCAAACGCGGCATGAATCGACCATACAGCCGGTACCCGCCAGATCACCAACCTTAAATTTAGTCACCTGGTTACCGACCCCGACAACCCGGCCCACGATCTCGTGACCCGGAACCATCGGAAAAATGCTGCCGCCCCATTCATCCCGTATCTGGTGAAGGTCGGAATGGCAGACGCCACAATATGCAATATCGAATTGAACATCGTGTGGGCCAACCTCGCGTCGGTCAAAATTCCAGGGTGCCAGTGGCGTCTCTTTGGTTTGAGCTGCATAGCCTTTTGCTGCAATCATATTGTTCTGTTGATTAATTATCTAGGTTGTTTTTGATTGTCAATTTACTGACGATCATTTCCCCCCGAGGTTAGGGTTGATAGCTGTTGTATTCATCGTCCGTCACCGGCTCCAGCCAGTCGGCCGCCCCCATTTGTGCATTGGGCCCGATAGCAATATGTGTAAACTCACTGGTTGGTGTGGCCCCATGCCAGTGGATCAGATTCGGCAGAATTTGCACGACATCGCCTTTACGGAGCAACTGAATAGGCTTGCCTTTTTCCTGATAATAGCCTTCCCCATCGGTACAGATCAGGATTTGACCACCTTTATGGCTGTGCCAGTTGTTTCGGCAACCCGGCTCAAAAACAACGTTACCTACGGTGGTATTGAACGTTGGATTATGGGGAACCAGCATGTTTAGCCAGGCGGTTCCCGTAAAGTAGGCGGCCGGCACGTGTTCGCCTTTTGGAAAAATGGCGTTTTT
Coding sequences:
- a CDS encoding LysR family transcriptional regulator; its protein translation is MEIRHLQMVKEVASSGNLTKAADRLFLTQSALSHQLKELESYFDTQLFIRDKKQMLLTPAGEVVLQAAEKILQEVIETRAKVRCLTDKEAGEVRLCTQCYTSYHWLAGFLREFQAIYPKVDIKVELEAATQAADHHLLANKIDVAITEGDENPKFSYTPLFQDEFVAIVAPDHAWVGRSWVEIDEFASQNYIMYNVPDEESSNFLMLFKNRRPLKVYKITLTEAILEMVKAGLGVAVLPNWVVRPYLQSGQLSAVRITKQRVLRTWYAATLKTKQLPPYTTAFIEQLASYMAELDGYACTV
- a CDS encoding cupin domain-containing protein; this translates as MNQPENKQPTVPEGAVQAPSDYFTGIAWVKMLVGSNDLTDCTVSDVTFEPGARNNWHTHPNGQILVVTEGTGYYQEQGKPIQLLRVGEAVNIAPDVVHWHGATPDSRFTHLAINPNVSKGGAVSWLQPVTDEEYNHF
- a CDS encoding NAD(P)-dependent alcohol dehydrogenase, whose amino-acid sequence is MIAAKGYAAQTKETPLAPWNFDRREVGPHDVQFDIAYCGVCHSDLHQIRDEWGGSIFPMVPGHEIVGRVVGVGNQVTKFKVGDLAGTGCMVDSCRVCDNCQNDLEQYCTNGNTLTYNSLEQDHKTPTYGGYSNTIVVNEDFVLHIAETLDLAATAPLLCAGITTYSPLRHWKVGKGHKLAVLGLGGLGHMGIKFGVAFGAEVTVLSTSPKKEADARKLGAHNFIVTSDPAQLESATGYFDFILDTVSAEHDYNLYLNLLKTDGVHICVGAPPTPSSLLAFSLIPGRKSIAGSSIGGIAETQEMLDFCAENNIVSDIEVIAINNIHPAYERMLKGDVRYRFVIDMATL
- a CDS encoding cupin domain-containing protein; this translates as MDTTETKNAIFPKGEHVPAAYFTGTAWLNMLVPHNPTFNTTVGNVVFEPGCRNNWHSHKGGQILICTDGEGYYQEKGKPIQLLRKGDVVQILPNLIHWHGATPTSEFTHIAIGPNAQMGAADWLEPVTDDEYNSYQP